Proteins from a genomic interval of Desulfofustis limnaeus:
- a CDS encoding cobyric acid synthase, producing MVKRQLSGDGSVGPLRNGEHGGNVHRFIREKVADHQQLIDFSANINPIGPPAWLRSHINRYLEEVVHYPDPDCHEMVHAIAQRYQVAPSSVIPANGTTELLHLLPRILERRPVLIPIPSYIDYHNVFAKNRFPIRHLHLQEQDGFALSTDTLQTTLRGGEILLFGNPANPAGTILADETIIELAQTFPDTLFIVDEAFHEFAADFQTVGGRLANIITLNSLTKFFAVPGLRIGFGILPEPYAELVRRELPQWSVNTLAQRITVKALADDQYCRRSRSECRRLRGGMQQRLESLPGLKVFASAANYLLLKGPDAHDAEELHAKLLDRNIMIRRCGNYRGLDRFFFRVAVRGDEENQRLVDALQDVLASGRKRPRQVVKKTRALMFQGTSSNAGKSVLAAAFCRILLQDGYRVAPFKAQNMSLNSHVTRDGGEMGRAQVVQAMAARIDPDWRMNPVLLKPNSDTGSQVIINGQPVGTMNVRQYHAFKEQAWEAARRSYHELAAEYDVIVLEGAGSPGEVNLKRHDFVNMKMAREAEAPVLLVGDIDRGGVYASFAGIMDVLEEWERRLVAGFVVNKFRGDETLLAEAHRFMDEHTGRPVFGIVPYLKDLALPQEDSVALRDGCYGNRRSGPDQVEIVVIDLPHISNYTDIDALHGEPDTAVRFVDRPGDLGRPQAVILPGSKNVAGDLAFLVERGLDTAVHRYAQAGGSVIGICGGYQMLGRSVRDPHRLESERAEVAGIGLLPVESELASDKILRRRHGVHLASGHTVVGYEIHHGRTTDSGHPVIRFDDGSFCGCRDGSGRVWGAYLHGIFDDDHFRRWFVDELRAAKGLPKTGLVLAPYDIDAILEALAAAVRPCFSLEQIYRLLER from the coding sequence GCAGCTGATCGATTTCAGTGCCAATATCAACCCGATCGGTCCGCCTGCCTGGCTTCGTTCGCATATTAATCGGTATCTCGAAGAGGTTGTTCACTACCCCGATCCCGATTGCCATGAGATGGTGCACGCTATTGCCCAACGCTACCAGGTCGCCCCGTCCAGTGTCATTCCGGCCAACGGCACCACCGAGTTACTCCATCTGCTGCCCCGGATTCTCGAGCGGCGACCGGTCCTTATCCCGATTCCTTCCTACATCGATTACCACAACGTCTTTGCCAAAAACCGGTTTCCGATCCGTCATCTCCATCTCCAGGAGCAAGACGGATTCGCTCTCTCCACGGACACATTACAGACGACGCTGCGCGGCGGCGAGATCCTGCTCTTCGGCAACCCGGCCAACCCTGCCGGGACGATACTCGCTGATGAGACCATCATCGAATTGGCGCAGACCTTTCCCGACACGCTCTTTATCGTCGACGAGGCGTTTCATGAGTTTGCCGCCGATTTCCAGACGGTCGGCGGCCGACTGGCCAATATCATCACCCTTAACTCGTTGACCAAGTTCTTTGCCGTGCCCGGTCTTAGAATCGGCTTTGGGATCCTGCCCGAGCCCTATGCCGAGTTGGTGCGTCGGGAGCTGCCGCAGTGGTCGGTCAATACGCTGGCGCAACGTATCACCGTCAAGGCCCTCGCTGACGACCAATACTGTCGGCGCAGCCGCAGCGAATGCCGGCGGTTGCGCGGCGGGATGCAGCAGCGGTTGGAATCGTTGCCCGGATTGAAGGTGTTTGCCTCGGCGGCCAATTACCTGCTGCTCAAAGGGCCTGATGCTCACGATGCCGAAGAACTCCACGCGAAATTATTGGACCGCAACATCATGATCAGGCGCTGCGGTAATTATCGCGGCCTTGATCGGTTCTTCTTCCGGGTGGCGGTACGCGGCGACGAGGAGAACCAGAGGCTGGTGGACGCCCTGCAGGACGTGTTGGCCAGCGGCAGAAAACGGCCGCGTCAGGTGGTGAAAAAGACCAGAGCCCTGATGTTTCAGGGCACCTCCTCCAATGCCGGAAAATCAGTGCTCGCCGCCGCTTTTTGCCGCATCCTGCTGCAGGACGGTTACCGGGTGGCGCCGTTCAAGGCCCAGAACATGTCGCTCAATTCCCATGTGACCAGGGATGGGGGCGAGATGGGGCGGGCCCAGGTAGTGCAGGCCATGGCGGCCCGGATCGACCCGGACTGGCGGATGAACCCGGTGCTGCTAAAGCCAAACAGCGATACGGGCAGCCAGGTCATCATCAACGGGCAACCGGTCGGCACCATGAATGTCCGGCAATACCATGCGTTCAAGGAGCAAGCCTGGGAAGCGGCACGTCGCAGTTATCACGAGTTGGCCGCCGAGTATGACGTGATTGTCCTTGAGGGCGCCGGCTCTCCCGGTGAGGTCAACCTGAAAAGACACGATTTCGTCAATATGAAGATGGCCCGCGAGGCCGAGGCGCCGGTCCTGTTGGTGGGCGATATCGATCGCGGCGGCGTCTATGCCTCCTTTGCCGGCATCATGGACGTGCTGGAAGAGTGGGAGCGACGTTTGGTGGCCGGGTTCGTGGTCAACAAGTTCAGGGGCGACGAGACGCTGCTCGCCGAGGCACACCGCTTCATGGATGAGCATACCGGACGACCGGTATTCGGCATCGTTCCCTACCTGAAAGACTTGGCCCTGCCGCAGGAGGACTCGGTCGCCTTGCGTGACGGCTGTTACGGAAACCGCCGTTCGGGGCCCGATCAGGTGGAAATCGTGGTTATCGATCTGCCCCACATCTCCAACTACACCGATATCGATGCGCTGCACGGTGAACCGGATACGGCGGTCCGTTTCGTGGATCGGCCCGGCGATCTGGGACGACCGCAGGCGGTGATTCTGCCCGGTTCCAAAAATGTGGCCGGCGATCTGGCGTTTCTTGTCGAGCGGGGCTTGGATACGGCCGTGCACCGCTATGCACAAGCCGGCGGATCGGTCATCGGCATCTGTGGCGGTTACCAGATGCTCGGACGCAGCGTGCGCGATCCGCATCGGCTGGAATCGGAACGCGCGGAAGTAGCCGGGATCGGCCTGTTGCCCGTGGAGAGCGAGTTGGCGTCCGATAAAATCCTTCGCCGGCGTCACGGGGTCCACCTGGCCTCCGGACATACCGTTGTCGGTTACGAGATCCACCACGGCCGCACCACAGACAGCGGTCATCCGGTCATTCGCTTTGACGACGGCAGCTTCTGCGGGTGCCGAGACGGCAGCGGTCGGGTCTGGGGCGCCTATCTGCACGGGATTTTCGATGATGACCATTTCCGGCGCTGGTTCGTCGATGAGTTGCGGGCAGCCAAGGGGCTCCCGAAAACCGGGTTGGTCCTTGCCCCGTACGATATCGATGCGATCCTGGAAGCATTGGCCGCCGCGGTCCGCCCCTGCTTTTCCCTGGAGCAGATCTACCGGCTGTTGGAGCGCTGA
- the cbiB gene encoding adenosylcobinamide-phosphate synthase CbiB produces MSSLFPLQLAAVLAVDILVGDPRWRLHPIRLLGRLCEIVEKTVRTLAPFLPLRLGGLLGWLVVVSGAVTVVLLLIFVAELLVEPARDAVALLVLYFSVAAGDLLKHGRRVEQQLGTGIITEARQAVAMMVGRETATLSSGEVARACIESVAENLVDGITAPLFWATIAAATALATGGEPLLWATVGATSYKAINTMDSMWGYRNERYLHFGWFAARADDGANYLPARLSAWVLIATAVLLGYDGPGARRVYLRDRGKSPSPNSAHTEAAAAGALGVQLGGESRYFGVVQHKPLLGGGLRAPGAEDIHRCLRLIIASAVAFLLSMALLYWLVGAIRWP; encoded by the coding sequence ATGTCCTCTTTGTTCCCTCTGCAACTGGCGGCCGTGCTCGCCGTCGATATACTGGTGGGTGATCCCCGGTGGCGGTTGCATCCGATCCGACTGCTGGGCAGGCTGTGCGAGATCGTGGAAAAAACGGTTCGAACCCTGGCGCCGTTCCTGCCGTTGCGCCTTGGTGGCCTGCTTGGGTGGCTTGTGGTGGTTTCGGGAGCGGTGACGGTTGTCTTGTTGCTCATCTTTGTTGCCGAGCTGCTGGTGGAGCCGGCCAGAGATGCGGTGGCCCTGCTGGTGCTCTATTTCAGTGTGGCCGCCGGGGATCTGCTCAAACACGGGCGCCGAGTCGAGCAACAGTTGGGCACCGGCATCATCACCGAGGCTCGACAGGCGGTGGCCATGATGGTTGGCCGGGAGACAGCCACCTTGTCGTCTGGCGAAGTGGCGCGAGCGTGCATCGAATCGGTTGCCGAGAACCTGGTGGACGGTATCACCGCCCCGCTGTTCTGGGCCACGATTGCCGCCGCAACGGCGTTGGCGACCGGCGGCGAACCGTTGCTCTGGGCAACCGTCGGGGCAACAAGCTACAAAGCGATCAACACCATGGACTCCATGTGGGGCTACCGCAACGAGCGCTATCTGCACTTCGGCTGGTTCGCCGCTCGTGCCGATGATGGGGCGAATTATCTGCCGGCCAGGCTCAGCGCCTGGGTGCTCATCGCTACCGCCGTTCTGCTCGGGTACGACGGTCCCGGCGCTCGGCGCGTGTATCTGCGCGATCGCGGCAAGAGTCCCAGTCCCAACAGTGCTCATACCGAGGCAGCCGCGGCCGGTGCGCTTGGGGTGCAGTTGGGTGGCGAGTCCCGCTATTTCGGTGTGGTGCAGCATAAGCCCTTGCTGGGTGGCGGTCTCAGGGCGCCGGGAGCTGAAGATATCCACCGCTGCCTCCGGTTGATCATCGCCAGCGCGGTTGCTTTCCTGCTCAGTATGGCACTTCTCTATTGGCTGGTGGGCGCTATCAGGTGGCCATGA
- a CDS encoding cobyrinate a,c-diamide synthase, whose protein sequence is MRARAFAIGATSSGAGKTILTLGILAALVRRGLRVQPFKCGPDFIDPSLHQVVTGVSSYNLDLRMMGPEQCRSLFFEKAETVDVVVLEGVMGLFDGGPASTAELAKLLGLPVYLVIDARSCAESAAAVLKGFETFDGDLHVAGAIFNRIGSDRHRELIERSVLQHCRTPVIGWMPRDDVFHLAQRHLGLHMGEEQSLDEEGVARFVTVVEQRLAVERLLVPVALPEMEQPKGQPASARKRRLVKIGVAEDRAFCFYYRQNFELLEKMGFALVPFSPLQDRGLPSDLAMLYFGGGYPELYGAQLAANQSFRAAVRRLFDHGLPIYGECGGFMYLCRQLIDHQGQHHDMVGIFPFATVMGRRLRRLGYRDVTLTRTALFGRTGDRLYGHEFHYSDLDDAGAGQEVVVDGWETCYRLDNNSLEGYTVGAALGSYVHLHFANTPEALDHLRQQLVG, encoded by the coding sequence ATGAGAGCACGAGCCTTTGCCATCGGCGCCACCAGCAGCGGCGCCGGAAAAACCATCTTGACCCTGGGAATCCTCGCGGCCCTGGTCCGTCGCGGTCTGCGGGTGCAACCATTTAAATGCGGCCCGGACTTCATCGACCCGAGCCTGCACCAGGTGGTTACCGGCGTTTCTTCCTACAACCTCGATCTGCGGATGATGGGACCAGAGCAGTGTCGCTCGCTTTTTTTCGAAAAAGCCGAGACGGTCGACGTGGTGGTGCTGGAGGGAGTGATGGGGCTCTTTGACGGCGGTCCGGCCAGTACTGCCGAGTTGGCGAAACTGCTCGGCCTGCCGGTCTACCTGGTCATCGACGCACGTTCCTGCGCCGAGAGCGCAGCCGCGGTTCTCAAGGGGTTTGAGACGTTTGATGGGGATCTGCACGTGGCCGGGGCCATCTTCAACCGAATCGGTTCCGATCGCCACCGGGAGCTGATCGAGCGGTCGGTACTGCAGCACTGCCGGACCCCGGTTATCGGCTGGATGCCTCGTGACGATGTCTTTCACCTGGCTCAGCGTCACCTTGGACTGCACATGGGCGAGGAGCAGTCGTTGGATGAGGAGGGGGTAGCGCGGTTCGTCACGGTCGTCGAGCAACGGCTTGCCGTGGAGCGTCTGCTTGTCCCGGTGGCGTTGCCGGAGATGGAGCAACCAAAAGGGCAACCGGCGTCGGCAAGAAAACGGCGGCTGGTGAAAATCGGGGTTGCCGAGGATCGTGCCTTCTGCTTTTATTATCGGCAAAATTTTGAATTGCTGGAAAAAATGGGCTTTGCCCTGGTGCCGTTCAGCCCCCTTCAGGATCGGGGATTGCCGTCTGATCTGGCCATGCTCTACTTCGGGGGCGGCTATCCCGAGTTGTACGGCGCGCAATTGGCCGCCAACCAGTCGTTTCGGGCCGCCGTCAGACGGCTTTTTGATCATGGTCTGCCAATCTACGGGGAGTGCGGCGGTTTCATGTACCTCTGCCGGCAGCTCATCGATCACCAGGGGCAGCATCACGACATGGTGGGCATCTTTCCCTTCGCTACCGTCATGGGAAGGCGCTTGCGCCGGTTGGGCTATCGTGACGTGACTCTGACCAGAACCGCGCTGTTCGGCCGCACCGGTGACCGGCTGTACGGTCACGAATTTCACTATTCCGACCTTGACGATGCGGGAGCGGGACAGGAGGTTGTGGTTGACGGATGGGAAACCTGTTATAGACTTGATAATAATTCCTTGGAAGGATACACTGTCGGCGCAGCTCTCGGTAGTTATGTGCATCTGCACTTCGCCAATACACCGGAGGCCCTCGACCACCTCCGCCAACAACTGGTAGGCTGA
- a CDS encoding precorrin-8X methylmutase: MYGEPIQDVAPDQIERLSFTLIEREFQTETGIDPASIEPSRFRIIQRVIHATGDFSFARSLVFHERAIEAGIESIRQGRPIVIDVTMGAAGISRSLLSAFGGSVICRINDAEIIDEARRHGRTRSDTALRRAAADDPGIIAVGNAPTALLAVMEMIASGEMTPKLVIGVPVGFVNASESKEILMRQRYPFIANHGRKGGSPVAVATINALLRLAHEQERL, translated from the coding sequence ATGTACGGCGAACCCATACAAGATGTCGCCCCCGACCAGATCGAGCGGCTCAGCTTCACGCTGATCGAGCGCGAATTCCAGACGGAGACCGGCATCGATCCGGCATCCATCGAGCCTTCCCGGTTTCGTATTATCCAGCGTGTCATTCATGCCACCGGAGATTTCAGTTTCGCCCGTTCTCTGGTGTTTCACGAACGAGCCATCGAGGCCGGTATCGAGTCCATCCGGCAGGGGCGGCCCATCGTCATCGACGTGACCATGGGGGCTGCGGGAATCAGCCGCTCTCTGCTGAGCGCTTTTGGCGGTTCGGTGATATGTCGGATCAACGATGCGGAAATCATCGATGAGGCGCGGCGACACGGGCGCACCAGGAGCGATACCGCCTTGCGGCGTGCCGCGGCCGACGATCCCGGGATTATCGCCGTCGGCAACGCGCCGACGGCGCTGCTCGCCGTGATGGAGATGATCGCCTCCGGCGAGATGACGCCGAAACTGGTGATTGGGGTTCCGGTAGGATTTGTCAACGCTTCAGAATCAAAGGAAATCTTGATGCGGCAGAGGTACCCATTCATTGCCAACCATGGCCGCAAAGGCGGCAGCCCGGTGGCGGTGGCCACGATCAATGCGCTGTTGCGACTCGCCCATGAACAGGAGCGGCTATGA
- the ndk gene encoding nucleoside-diphosphate kinase, with product MERTFAIIKPDAFAAGNAGKILARIYEEGFRVVGLKKLYLSKVEAQGFYHVHRQRPFFGELTDFMSSGPCLVMVLEAEGAIKKWRDLMGATNPADAAPGTLRREFGSSVGENATHGSDAPETAAFEIAYFFSGLELLMVS from the coding sequence ATGGAACGGACATTTGCCATTATCAAGCCGGACGCCTTTGCTGCCGGCAACGCCGGGAAAATTCTGGCACGGATCTATGAAGAAGGTTTTCGGGTGGTCGGCCTGAAAAAACTCTACTTGAGCAAGGTGGAGGCTCAAGGGTTTTATCATGTCCATCGACAGCGGCCGTTTTTCGGGGAATTGACCGACTTCATGAGCAGCGGCCCCTGTCTGGTCATGGTTCTGGAAGCGGAAGGTGCCATAAAGAAATGGCGGGATCTGATGGGCGCCACCAATCCGGCCGACGCGGCCCCCGGTACCTTGCGTCGGGAATTCGGGTCATCGGTGGGCGAGAATGCCACCCATGGTTCGGATGCTCCGGAGACCGCCGCTTTTGAAATAGCTTATTTCTTTTCCGGCTTGGAATTGCTGATGGTTTCCTGA
- the xseA gene encoding exodeoxyribonuclease VII large subunit, whose protein sequence is MMIGKDIKSVSELTRDITSLLEGSFRFVRVAGEISGIRRPFSGHYYFVLKDDQAQIRAVLFKTQQAYLAQPPRDGQQVICDGRITVYGPRGEYQIIVDTIDFHGSGRLQIAFEQLKQRLKEQGYFAPERKRSLPAIVSRIVLITSPSGAAVHDFLTICRKRRIALQVQLLPVRVQGEGAAREISSAIRRAHDLRPDVIVLCRGGGSIEDLWAFNEEEVARAVYQATIPVVTGVGHETDFTIADFCADIRAATPTAAAELVVADGVALGQRLAALRQRLWRSMTWYLDSFLHRLDRVNRCLAGFETVFGHPSLRLDQCFSRLLAAMSWRLERYQHHGSTLANRLRSSSPEQLVNRFQIRIEGQEKRLQRATIQTLNDKTQQLQKAAAVLDSLSPLATLARGYAVVLDRRQRLVSDYAQVEPGDPLSVRLHRGRLQCRVTHRSGSDEEGEETSD, encoded by the coding sequence ATGATGATTGGCAAGGACATCAAATCGGTCAGCGAACTCACCCGGGACATCACCAGCCTGCTCGAAGGTTCGTTTCGCTTCGTCCGGGTCGCCGGCGAGATTTCGGGCATTCGCCGGCCCTTTTCCGGGCACTATTATTTTGTCCTCAAGGATGATCAGGCACAGATCAGAGCGGTCTTGTTCAAGACACAACAAGCCTATCTCGCGCAGCCCCCCCGGGACGGTCAACAGGTCATCTGTGACGGGCGGATTACCGTGTACGGACCGCGGGGAGAATACCAGATCATCGTCGACACCATCGATTTTCACGGTAGCGGCCGATTGCAGATCGCTTTCGAGCAACTCAAGCAGCGGCTCAAGGAGCAAGGTTATTTCGCCCCGGAACGAAAACGGTCGCTTCCCGCCATCGTCAGCCGGATCGTCCTCATCACCTCCCCCTCCGGAGCTGCCGTCCATGATTTTTTGACCATCTGCCGAAAACGCCGGATCGCCCTGCAGGTACAACTACTGCCCGTCCGGGTGCAGGGAGAGGGAGCGGCGCGGGAAATCAGCTCGGCCATCCGCCGCGCCCACGATCTTCGCCCCGACGTCATCGTTCTCTGTCGAGGAGGCGGTTCCATCGAGGATCTCTGGGCTTTCAACGAGGAAGAGGTGGCCCGCGCCGTCTATCAGGCCACCATCCCTGTGGTCACCGGGGTTGGGCACGAAACCGATTTCACCATTGCCGATTTCTGCGCCGATATCCGCGCGGCCACACCGACAGCGGCTGCCGAACTGGTGGTGGCCGACGGGGTTGCGCTCGGCCAGCGCCTTGCGGCCCTGCGCCAGCGACTGTGGCGCAGCATGACCTGGTATCTGGATTCGTTTCTCCATCGCCTTGACCGCGTCAATCGTTGTCTCGCCGGCTTCGAAACGGTCTTCGGGCACCCCAGCCTGCGGCTCGATCAATGCTTCTCGCGACTGCTCGCCGCCATGTCCTGGCGTCTGGAACGCTATCAGCATCACGGCAGCACCCTGGCAAACAGGTTGCGCAGCTCATCCCCCGAACAGCTTGTCAACCGCTTTCAGATCCGGATCGAAGGCCAGGAAAAACGGCTCCAACGGGCCACGATTCAGACGCTCAACGACAAGACCCAGCAGTTACAAAAAGCGGCGGCCGTGCTTGATTCGTTAAGCCCTCTTGCCACTTTGGCCCGAGGCTATGCCGTCGTCTTGGACAGACGGCAGCGTCTCGTCAGCGATTATGCCCAAGTGGAACCCGGCGATCCCCTCTCCGTTCGCTTGCACCGGGGACGACTTCAGTGCCGGGTGACGCACCGGTCCGGTTCCGACGAAGAGGGAGAAGAAACCAGCGATTGA
- the panC gene encoding pantoate--beta-alanine ligase has protein sequence MIVEESLARTRDYIRQWRRDGSRIGLVPTMGYFHAGHCALMKKARERADRVVVSLFVNPTQFGPSEDFSQYPRDMEGDCEKARLSGVDLLFCPRADEIYDRQDQTAVTVSELTKGLCGASRPGHFRGVTTVVSKLFNIVQPDFAVFGEKDYQQLAVIKRMVADLHIPVQVIGHPTVREPDGLAMSSRNVYLSEPERQAALVLHKALQTVRQEASRPDGSRRTAELVAIGRQMIASEPLCRLDYFSVVDGSSLQEHEEITAGARALGAMIVGSRVRLIDNLELLPGRGEG, from the coding sequence ATGATCGTTGAAGAATCACTGGCGCGGACCCGGGACTATATCAGGCAGTGGCGCCGGGACGGTAGCCGGATCGGTCTGGTCCCGACCATGGGTTATTTTCACGCCGGTCACTGCGCTTTGATGAAAAAGGCCAGGGAACGTGCGGATCGGGTGGTGGTGAGCTTGTTCGTCAATCCCACCCAATTCGGCCCGTCCGAGGATTTCTCCCAGTATCCCCGTGACATGGAAGGGGACTGCGAAAAGGCGCGACTAAGTGGTGTGGATCTGCTCTTTTGTCCTCGTGCCGATGAGATATATGACCGTCAGGATCAAACAGCGGTGACCGTCAGCGAATTAACCAAGGGCCTTTGTGGGGCGTCTCGACCTGGCCATTTTCGCGGTGTGACGACCGTTGTCAGTAAATTGTTCAACATCGTCCAACCTGATTTCGCCGTCTTCGGCGAGAAGGATTATCAACAGCTGGCCGTGATCAAGCGCATGGTTGCCGATCTGCATATCCCGGTGCAGGTGATTGGTCATCCCACCGTTCGGGAGCCTGACGGTTTGGCCATGAGTTCGCGCAACGTCTACCTCTCGGAGCCAGAACGGCAGGCTGCTCTGGTTCTCCATAAAGCCTTGCAAACGGTTCGGCAGGAGGCGTCCCGGCCGGATGGCTCCCGCAGGACGGCCGAACTCGTGGCCATTGGCAGGCAGATGATCGCCTCGGAGCCGCTGTGCCGCCTCGATTATTTTTCCGTCGTGGACGGTAGCAGCTTGCAGGAGCATGAAGAGATAACGGCTGGGGCCCGTGCTCTCGGGGCCATGATAGTCGGCAGCAGGGTACGCCTGATCGACAATCTGGAGCTGCTTCCCGGTCGAGGCGAAGGGTGA
- a CDS encoding DegT/DnrJ/EryC1/StrS family aminotransferase, whose translation MPGYEVIGAEERQQIMEVLATGVLFRYEFADQRQGVYKVREFEQAFADYTGAAHAQAVTSGTAALKVALRALGVGPGDEVITQGFTFVATWEAILEVGAIPVFAEIDQTLTMDPDDLSRKITDKTACIVPVHMLGAAADIEKIVAIAGQAGIPVLEDSAQAAGCRIGGQHVGTFGACGTFSFDPVKTLTTGEGGMIITNDKGLWQDMSEYHDHGHDHAPNPGGRGGEGRRFIGDNYRMMELQGAIGLAQLAKLDDMVATQRAHKTRLKEALAALPGVSFRHQPDEAGDSATFLAFSLGEEKHRVRVAEVLRDQGAPAICFADNTWHFYPRWEHLLAGSTKAARGWPFAEPGGRRRVVYAPDALPKSVELMKRTLVYPIQLRMSEERLQQMEQAIGKAASL comes from the coding sequence ATGCCAGGATACGAGGTTATCGGTGCTGAAGAGCGTCAACAGATCATGGAAGTGCTGGCTACCGGCGTCTTGTTTCGCTATGAGTTTGCCGATCAGCGACAGGGCGTCTACAAGGTCAGAGAATTTGAACAGGCCTTTGCCGACTATACCGGCGCGGCTCATGCCCAGGCGGTCACGTCCGGGACGGCAGCCCTCAAGGTGGCGCTGAGAGCGCTCGGGGTCGGTCCTGGCGACGAGGTCATCACCCAGGGATTCACGTTCGTTGCCACCTGGGAAGCGATACTCGAGGTGGGGGCTATCCCGGTCTTTGCCGAAATCGATCAAACGTTGACCATGGATCCCGACGATCTCAGCAGAAAGATCACCGATAAAACCGCGTGCATCGTTCCGGTGCACATGTTGGGCGCTGCCGCAGATATCGAAAAGATCGTCGCCATTGCGGGGCAAGCCGGTATCCCGGTACTCGAGGATAGCGCCCAAGCGGCCGGATGCCGGATTGGCGGGCAGCATGTGGGAACGTTTGGTGCCTGTGGTACGTTCTCGTTTGACCCGGTCAAGACGCTGACCACCGGCGAGGGCGGCATGATCATCACCAACGACAAAGGGCTATGGCAGGATATGTCGGAGTATCATGACCACGGGCACGACCATGCGCCGAACCCCGGCGGCAGGGGCGGGGAAGGACGCCGTTTCATCGGCGACAACTATCGGATGATGGAGTTGCAGGGTGCCATCGGTCTGGCCCAGCTGGCTAAACTCGATGACATGGTCGCGACTCAGAGGGCCCATAAAACCAGGCTGAAAGAAGCCCTTGCCGCGCTACCAGGTGTATCGTTTCGGCATCAACCGGATGAGGCAGGCGACTCCGCCACGTTTTTGGCTTTTTCTCTGGGCGAAGAAAAGCACCGGGTAAGAGTTGCCGAAGTCCTACGCGACCAGGGCGCCCCGGCCATCTGTTTCGCCGACAACACCTGGCATTTCTATCCGCGCTGGGAACACCTGCTGGCCGGTTCGACCAAGGCCGCACGTGGCTGGCCGTTCGCCGAGCCCGGCGGCCGGCGGCGGGTGGTGTATGCTCCCGATGCCTTGCCGAAGTCGGTGGAGCTGATGAAACGAACTCTGGTCTACCCCATCCAACTTCGGATGTCCGAGGAGCGCTTGCAGCAGATGGAACAGGCGATCGGCAAAGCGGCATCTCTCTGA
- a CDS encoding cell wall hydrolase, translated as MTLLEGLLWLTLNVYHEARSESQIGQMAIVHVTLNRAQEQRMPVKDVVRQPYQFSWTFQKDSYLPDDPDAFLRCLRSVFLALKTPDPTAGATHYHLDSITPEWASDYTYVAQFGSHKFYK; from the coding sequence ATGACGTTACTTGAGGGCCTGTTATGGCTCACCCTAAATGTATATCACGAAGCCCGCTCGGAGTCGCAGATCGGCCAGATGGCCATTGTCCACGTCACGTTGAACCGGGCCCAGGAGCAGCGGATGCCGGTCAAGGACGTGGTGCGGCAACCATACCAGTTCAGCTGGACGTTCCAGAAAGATTCCTATCTTCCGGACGACCCGGATGCCTTTCTCAGGTGTCTTCGCTCGGTATTTCTTGCCTTGAAGACGCCGGACCCGACCGCCGGTGCAACCCACTATCACCTCGATTCAATAACCCCTGAGTGGGCCTCGGACTACACCTATGTCGCCCAGTTCGGCTCACACAAGTTCTACAAGTAA
- the mscL gene encoding large-conductance mechanosensitive channel protein MscL, which produces MNFVKEFKEFAMRGNVVDMAVGIIIGAAFGKIVTSLVNDVIMPPIGLVLGNVDFSQLSVTLREATAEAEAVTLNYGMFINTVLDFVLVAFAIFLLIKQVNRFKRQPEPAAVEPTTKECPKCCSSIPVKASRCPFCTSELA; this is translated from the coding sequence ATGAACTTTGTAAAAGAATTCAAAGAATTCGCCATGCGAGGAAACGTTGTCGACATGGCCGTCGGCATCATTATCGGTGCCGCCTTCGGGAAGATCGTCACCTCGTTGGTGAACGATGTCATCATGCCGCCAATCGGGCTTGTCCTAGGCAACGTCGATTTCTCCCAACTGAGCGTTACCCTCCGCGAAGCCACCGCAGAAGCGGAAGCGGTGACGCTGAATTACGGGATGTTCATCAATACCGTCCTCGACTTTGTGCTGGTTGCCTTTGCCATCTTTCTGTTGATTAAACAGGTCAACCGTTTCAAGCGGCAACCGGAACCGGCGGCGGTGGAACCGACAACCAAAGAGTGCCCGAAATGTTGTAGCAGCATCCCGGTCAAGGCCTCTCGCTGCCCGTTTTGCACTTCTGAACTTGCCTAA